GAACCACAACTTTGTATGCGAGCTTCCGTCGTCTGTTCTTTatcaggtactgcttcaaaGTGCCTCCAGCGAGATATTCTACCACAACACAACATGCTCTAACCGGCAAGTTGGCACGTGCACCAGTGTCGTTGGCTGGAATCTTAAGGTCAGTGGTCCCCATAGATGCACCAACAAACTGCAAAAGAGATTACGACATGTATTTAAGTACTTTCTCAAATAGCCCGAAAGTACTGTGGATGATACCAGCTACAAATGTTAATCTCGAATTATAAGTTAATAGTCAGTGAGCTATCAGCTTTACTACAAGAACACGCACATGAATATGGACAGGATTGCTGAACTCAGgggcggagggagagggggggggTGCAGCAGGGGCCAAGGCCCGGGCCATGAAAAAGAAACTTAGTATGATCTGGGATTACTTCTACCTAAATCTGTGCATTTTATAGTTATGGCCCCCCTCAATATTCACACACAAAAACAACAGCCATAGGAAAATCTGCTCTTTGACGAACTGACTTCTAACTTCTCATATTCTATGCCAAAAGCTAGCCCAAAAGCATACGAGAGGAGGCAGCCTGCACTCATCCCTGGAACCGGCCGGTCCCCAACCATTCCTCCCCCAACTATCTACATGCGCCTGGGCTTCTTGACTTCTTCTCTAAATTTCCTTccaatttttgtccttttaGTCAGCCCTCCCAATCAAAAtttcctgcctccgcccctggcTGATATATAACAAGAATCTGAAATTCACCTTCGTAACATTTGGATGGCTGAGCTTATGCCAGACAGCAACTTCCTGCTTAAATGATGATCGTAAAGCAGCAGTTTCGGCTTCTGTGGCAAAACCATCCTCTCCCCAATCCAATAGCTTCACTGCATATAACAATGAGGAATATTATTCATTCATTCCATGAATCAGCATTGTATAATGTGCACAAATGTGGGGGAAAATAATGCCCAAATTGATGACGCAGCACAGTCGTAGCACATTTCAAGTAAAAACTGGAGATCTTAGTGATAGAAAAGTATACATTCAGTAAGAAAATAGGATAGATATAATTATGTAAGGCTTGAAGGATGCAACTGTAGGAAACTAGGAATATTTGTGCACTGCAATACAGCCATTTCAATCTTACAAAAACCACAATGAATAATGTGAAAGATTGTAAAGGGACGTCAAATCCCAATATGACATAGAAATGATATCTGAATTAGTATGCAGCCAATTTGCCTTAATTAAATTATAGAATTCTCCACAAAGCAAGAAGATCATCTCAATGTGTGCTCAATGGAACAAtgtcttcttgttttttgtaGCAAAACTACCAAACTGGAGACTCTGATAGATTAAACTGAagttggcaaaaaaaaaaaagctaagcTTGGAAAGTAAGTCCAAACAGGCAGTACCCAGTAGCAAAAGCTTCAGATAGCATTCCTTTCAGTTATAGTCAAATATATCAACTACTGAGCACGCTGCAGAAATGTTCTCAACAGTTTGGGAAGATTCAACAAAGAAGATCAATAGAGAAATATTAATGGAAATTTAAATAAATGGATGTTGAGACATCTCCATTtaaagcaaaaacaaattgaTGTATAGTGGCAAGCGGCAACTGGCAAAGGTGCAAAAACTAGATGAACTAACAAGAGGGCGAGCTTTGAAGTGTGTTCAGATAATTTTATCTGGGCTGCAATCAGATAATTATATGCATATAGAGTCACAAAGTAAGCGTATATAGTTCTTGCCTATACATATTCAAAGTGGCGGAAAGGCGGGTGTTTGACTATAGGCCTGGACATTTTACTCGGTACTCGGCGAGCAGCTCGACTCATTAGGTGCTTGGCTCGGTAGGCTAACGAACAGAGTAGAGCAACACTAAAGAGCCTAACGAGCAGAGCTGGCGAGACTCGTGAGTATGCTCATTTTCTCGTTAATTTGTCTCCTGTAGCTTGTTGTCGATCGAACCAAAGACCTTTTGCTTTGTGGATGCTGGCATAGCTGCATGCCTTGTTGAACCTTTTATTTATTGCTTCTGTATGAGGACACCAGAGGATGTAGTATTTGTGATGTAATGGTTATTAGACTTATCAGTGCCGCTCGAAACTCCAGTTCTTCACTGCTGCATGCTGCTACTGTTATGGTTTATTATGTTGTTATGGTTTATTATGTAATGTTGTTGTATTGCTTTTCTTGTCATTATTTCTGCCTATATGCTGCCCATTTTTTCACTGTTAATGAGCTTAACGAGCGCCCGACGAACGAACCGAGCCAAACAGGCTATGATGATCGTTAAGGTCGAGCCTAACGAGTCAAGCCTTAACGAGCCGAGCATGCTCATTAGCCAGGCCTATTTGACTATGTTAACTTGCTAAAAACCAGAACAAGTGAAATTCTTGGATTCACAGTAGGTTGGCCCTTTATCAAATGTTGCTTCTACCTTGTAAAGGGCCTAGAAGCCCAACTAAACTATTTACTTGTTATGTGAATTATCAAGTGTAGGAAAGGGAAAAATATGAATTGAAGAAATCAAACCTGAAAGTACATAGTGGCATCTCGGTTCTAAAGacgaaaaacaaaactagaggTGCCTAGAAACCCACTACACACATATTGTTGCCAAAAAACAATGTATTATGCGGAACCCAAAGAGTTAACATGAAGTTCTGGATCAAGTAACAGAACACCTGACTCTACCCCTTAGTCGGTGCTCCATTTTGTAGTTTGGTATCTTAGTATCTATTTCTGTTTTTAGCTTTTGAGTTGCACCGGGTTGGATCAACAGCCACCAAAGGTAACATAATGCGTGGAGTACTACTGTCACGCTTTGCTAAATAATTATGGTTAAGGCATCCATTTAGAATTTGGAGTGGGTTTAAATAAGCATGCCACCCTTGGGGGAACTGTATCCATTGATGGTTTTAAATCATTGGGGAAGGATTGGATACAATCAACATGAATAAACACATAGGATCATGTGTGCCACTTCTAATTATCCTAGAAATTGCAAATTTGTGCTTGATAATATCAATAAACACGAGTAATAATCATGTGTTATTCGATCACATAGCATCATGTGTGTCATTTGAACTGAATATGTAAGAGATCATACAATCAAAATATGAGCCCCTAATCAAGCAAAATCTATTCACATTTTTAAGTGCATTGAGATATATACCTGCAACATCCTGGCCATCGTACGTGCCACGGTACACTGTTCCATATGTCCCCTGAGCGATTACATACCGGATCTCCAGCTTAGCAAGGTCAATCTCCCAGTCCGCCTTGGGTCCCTGGGATTTGAGATTGGCCTTGCCCCATTTCTTGGTGAGCTGCTGCTCTAGTTGAATATCAAGGCTAGTGAGATCAATCTTGTCCGCGCACACATACGTGTCGCTACTTCCCAAGCTCCCGGACTTCTTCAGCTTGCTTTTTACCTCAGGAACCTCACTGGTGCTCGATGCCATCTCTCCGGGCGGGCAGCCGAAACTAGATTTGTCAAGAACTAAGTGGCAAGTCCAAAGACCAAGAGTTCCTTATCGGAGACGCAAAGTTGGTGCACTACAGAGCATCCCTGGGGGCACCAGATATTGAACCAGGAACTGCCTCCTTCACGCCAAAGCTCGCGAGATccacgggcggaggaggaggacccagtagggaaAGAAGAGCGGCTGCCCTGCCTTGATTTTTAACAAAAAGAGAATTTTTGATTTTCTGTCTACCTTGATCTCAATTCGGGAGCGATAGAATCGGAGGGGAGGTCaactggcggcggcgaggaagacgaacGAGGGGGCTGCTGGGGCTCTTCGCAGCGAGATGGGCTAGAAGGAGAGAGCGGTGAAgtaaagaagaggaaaaaaaaaagatatagaTAGGCTTCGGGCGGGGAAAAAGAGGAAATATCGCACGTCCAGAGCGTTTGTGGCAGATCCATTACATAGCTTgttataaatattttgaattttatggAAAAAGTTTCgaatgagtttttttttaacgcCATCATGGGTACTTTATTGATTATGAATAATAGTTACATCGTCCACTAAAGAAGTAACAATAAAATTTGAAGGATCGCTTCGACCTCTATGGGAAGCAAGAAGATGAGCAATACTATTACTCTCACTAAGACAATGTTCTATAATAACATGAGTAAATGACCTAGAAAAACTGTAACAATCTGAATAAATCGTTGCTGTTGTACTTGCCGAGACTCCTTCCGCTTGCATTGTCGTTACCACCTCCATGCAATCAGAATTGATCTGAATCCGTGAGCAGCCCATTTGGTCAGCAAGGAGGAGAAGTTTCGAATGGGTTTTTCTAAACAGTCTGGCCTGAAAAAAGTTACGTATATGGTTATCATTCCGTCCGAATAGTCGAATACTATATCTAGGGCTCCAGTGACCGGGTCCAACTCCTCATTTCCTTCATCTCCACGACGTTTTTACTGCGGGGCCTACTAGAGATACTCTAATTGTGCAAGATAAGGATTTCGTCCGAGGTTGCGAGTCGCAAGGATGCTGATCCGGCTGGAGataagagcaactctagcgGTTACCGAATTTAGTGACCCAAAAAAACGCGTATTCAGTCTACCGATCTTGTGTTTTCGGTTTCAATTTGACACGTGCAGACCAGATCTCCAATACCTAATCTGTAAAACCGAATCTCTACACCTGGCCCATCTAGCCCAGCCAAACCCAACTCATGTTCATCTTCGTCCTCCCGCACGACAAGGAAGAACGGTACGCATGTTCCTGGTTAAATCTCCAAATTTCAAACCATTTTTCCTCAAATTAAAGCCTGAGATTCAATCCTCATCAATCAACGAGCCGATTCACGGAAACGGTTTGCCGGATGGAGCTCCGGACAGGCACGGTCGGGGGCGACCAGTGGCGAggtccagactccagagcGGTGGCTGTGACCTCGGAGGCGTCCACCGGAGCTCGGGAAGATGGCGGTGGAAGAGGGCTTGCCGGCCCAGATTCCGGCCAAGATTGGGCCGGGACCTCCAGCCGGGTCGGGCGCGGGGGTGGTGGGTGGCCTGGGGAGGTCGCTGTGGCCGGGTTGGGCGCCGTGGTTCAGTGGCGGTGGCTCGTTGGCCGGATCGGGGAcacggagaggaagaagataaaGAAAAACAGTCTTTCTCAGCAGTTCGGTTGCCTGTTTCGGTTCGCTCGAGGCAGTGGAGATGTAAGGATTTGGGAGGGTGTATTCGGTTGATCCGAACTTTTTTGTCGATTCGGTACCATATACGGTTTCTGTTCTGGTCATTTTTTGGTACCCAAAACCGAAAAGTGACGGTTATTTGCTAGTTCAGCACCGTATATGGTATCTGCTAGAGTTACTGTtagcgcgccggcggccgaggAAAGGGGAGTCGGACAGATCTGGCAAGCGATGAAAAATAAGCTAAGGGGTGGAGATTGAAGAAGAGCTCACAACGTCAGCCTTGGTGACCGTTGGAAACTAATGAAATGAAACTCACTGGAACACCGTGCAGTTTGACCACGGTGTACGAACTTGCCGAGATGATCGCCTCAGATCAGATGAAAATTGGCGCAACCCGCAACAACATAAGGGCCACGACGTTTCTTGGCTACAAGGAAGCCCGTCGAATCTACACCAAGTCGTGCGAGATTTGGGTCAAACGAAGCGGTAGACCTCATGGGGAAAACTACGCAACAGTAGAGCGGGCGAGGAATTCAGGATAGCGACGATGTCTCCAGACTCGAGTACGGCCACGACATCCAAACTCGTCCTAATTAACAAACTGAGGATATCTGATTTGTCCTACCTCCTCTTAGGTGTCTCACAACAACTTGGAGTAGGAGCCAAGGAAGCATCTAGATATTTCAAGAGTACAGTACTAATCTTTTAACACAGTGGCGGACGCAACGTTACGGCATGGTCCAGCGGCCGCCACACCTACTATCTATCCATAAACCTAATGTATATAGTTTATATTTCATACAATTTATGACAATacttgattttttatttttgaatgtATTTGTTGAATACGGAGCAACATATACATAGTATTCTAGTGAGTTTGCATTGTACATGGTTTTTTCCTTTGTAAACTCCTATACATAGTATTCTAGTGAGTTTGCATTGTACATGGTTTTCTCCTTGGTAAACTCCGCCAcacctacatttttttttcatgtgtcTCCTATTGACCACAAGGAATCTTTCCATGCACCCGACTAGGGACCTAACCCTAACCTGGTCATACTATACAAGCCGGGTGAGGGGAAACCCCATCACATCTTTGAGATGAGGTAGAACTTTAGAGAAACCTCTTGCCACAAGTTGCATCACTCACAAATCTCAAAGGAAGAAACAAACCATTGGATCATCAATGAGCTTGAAGTTGTAGATTTTGTGGAAAGGCATAGAAACACATGACTTCTCGTTGCATGTAGAACCATAAACAAAAGATCACATTTattgtcggagcacgggtctctgGCACCGGGGACGTTGGACACCACCTTGTTGTTCGGTGAGGGGCGAGGCAAGCGCTCCGGCAAGCGCCGgcgtgacgaaagacacgaagtgtagacaatcggatttactcaggttcgggccagccggaggtgtaacaccctacgtcctgcttttagttgtattcacgaattTGTGTGCTCTTACAGATTGCCCGGGGGGTTCCCGAATAGGCTACTTGTtacttactagggttcgaatCCCTTGActggtggcattggtcctcctttcaTAGACAaggagataccacaggtgccgatgcatgtaGCGTGACACATTAGCTATAcgcgtgtcattgccacaaaaATTACTTtactgttgatccacgctgggcgccatgcagcacccaggccactgtacacgataaataaaatggacttatAGGATAGCCACTCTAGTCTTGCTGAGAAAAattagccctgccgatgtgactcctgtcggtgcattaaatgcactgtgtCCGTTGTCTCGTCCTATCTTCACTGTTCTACGGGTCCtacctgcatgcccgagcgcgggttgcggGGAGCACACCCGGCCTGTTGTCGGGGCAGCGTGCCTTCCTCTTCCCGGGAccagagttcccgggtacccacCGAAGCGGGCGCTTCTCCTGTTCCAACTCTTGGCTTTGCCTTCGCCAATAACCGTCTCTTTGGGGCGGGCTCCCCGAGCTTATCCTTCCCGGAAGGCCAACCTGGTGGGGTTTCGTTacttgcgacccacgcgtcccgtatcaatgggaccccgtgggccactagTACGACATTTATAGAATTAAATAAAGTCAATATGGTTCACTCAGATAAGAAGGCATCATTTTGCTAGTAGAACCAATAACAACACACTAAAATCGTTGGATTTTTAAGATCCCCCGACAAGTTGAGTGAAGCTTTTTATCATGATACATTTTCGTTTGATAAGGACAAGTTTGACATATGTTTTACACAAAGCTAGCCTTTTTTTAAGGCTAAAATATTCACCGGCTACATACACTTTCATACATGGTCAAATAATAATCCTAAAGTGGTAAGAGTGAACTAACTATCATATCAATTACAAGTTCTTGTAATGTTTGTTCAATCTTTCATGACAGTGAGTTTCTTCACATTAGATATTTCAGATCTTGCTGGATAAGCTTATCGACCACAATGTTATAGGCCTTCTCAGTAGGATGAAAGCTGTCCCAGAAAATATAATCATAAGCATTTGGACATGCAGGGTGATATTGAATGAATATTGCTGCATTTAGCACTGTGCTGCCACAACATCCCTCAGTTACCTCCTTGAAACCTATATATTAGAAGATTTCACGCTGGTCAGTGTTGCGATCACAAAATTTCCATTACCACATTTTCCTAACGACGAGTATATAAACAATTACATATATCATTTTGGTCAATTATGCAACTCTTGTGAATTTCATTCATCTATAGTTTTGTAAGATTACAATATTTATGAGGTTGTTTCTCATTGTTATATGTTAATATGGTTTTAATACATCTATATTCTAAAGTGGCAACTGACGGCATAATGTACACTCACCGTAAAGCCTAGGTTGTTGAATGAGATCAAGCAAATTGTAGTATATATCGATGTAGACAAACTTTGAGCCTTGAACACCCAGTTCCGCATTTAGACGATCTATTTCCTTTGAGATTTCAGAATTGAATAATTCTGCCGCTTGATTCCTTTGTGGCTCACATTCTCTTGACCCAAGTTTTCTTTGTGAAGGACAGCATCCAATTGGTGGAATCCCAATAAATCCAATCCTCTTTGCACCCATCCCATTCAATGTCTGTACGTAAGAGTATAAAAAGCTTAGAGTTGAAAGAATGAAAATAAAAGTAGATGGCTGAGTATTTATGGTCCAATAATAATTATAGAACATCCATATGCTCAGCCTTGTTCAGAGAAGTCGATGTTATACGAAATGTCAATAATCTAGTAAACTGCAAATAAATAGCTTGCATTTATGATGAACTAATGTTTATTTTCAAATGGACTACCAAAAATGGTCCATAGGGTTTGAGTACAAGGGGCATATGCATAACTTCAAATATTTCAAGACCATGAGAACTTTGTGAACAAACAGAGCATTagacaaacttttttttgtcaaagtaCTATAAGCATAGAAATTTCCTAATTACGGTTagagtttgaataaagttcCTTACCATAGTAAAGTTGACCGCGGAAGATACAAGAAACTTCACATAGGAAGGAAGATCATACTGATGACGCCTCAAAGGAATtgtaaaataattatttgCAAGGTCATTTGCTCCCATGACAGTGAAGTAGACGCCTTCCGAGATGACACGTgccatctcctcctctccgacTAAAACTTTTAGTTTCTCCTTATATTCAAGGAATAATTTAAGTTGCCCGGTACTTGACGTAGCAGTCTGAAGCATAAGAAGTTAGTATTTGCAATTTCTCATAACAATATGAGTTTCAGGGGGAACATAAAACGAAATATATGAGCCATCTATATTTTGAGATGCAACTGATAAGTATGACTTTACCGCGGGTATCGAAGTTAAGGGATCATATCCACTACCTCCAGAGGCAAAGGCGACTCCAGTGAGTAGGTCATTAAGTTCAAGATCCTCCCCAACATACGGAGGCAGTAGATCCTTAATTCCCAACTTAGAAGCTGTTTCATcaagaaataattaaaacaaaaaacattGGTAGCGATTAAAGTTTTTGCTTGGTGTAAGATTAGATGTGCACAAATAGTTGCTGAGCAAAGAGTTCAAACTTTAAGAGCTTGACCAGAACATGGTTTATGAATAATTTCATCCGGACACAATAACATAACATTTGTTACAAGACATGCATATCTTTTAATAGATGACATAATATCAAAAGAAACTTTTAGAGATACAATATTGAGTCAAAGAGTATAGTTTGGAGAAATGTTTTAAATATAGAAGAAAATGGCAATTATGCCATTAAGGTTTTGAATTTCGTACGTACATTTTTCTATCACGAAGGAGGCAATTCCTGATGTGCACTACATCTGATTGAATTAACTTGTTTGACCATGAACAAATTATACTATATCCTTCTcacataaaaagaaaaagaattttTTAAGCGACAACGATGTGTAAGATGTATTGATGTATGTATATAAATAGTACTACTGTGGACTCATGTGTGTTATGAAGATATACTTAATTTGTCTATTAAACACTTCACCGAAAGAGATTAAATTGCTGCTCCTGAGATGAAGAAAATTGTCAAAAATACTTAATTTGTTAGAAGACTCTAAACAAGTTTCATGTATAAATGTAGATTGCAGACAAACTAATTATAAACATCTAAATATCAATGCCATGCCTACAATGCTCTAAGTTTGGTgcttatattttttattttttgaagtaATGAAATTCATTGTTTATACATAAACAAAACTAATATGCCACGATTTTACAAGCACACAAACTATTCGGATATTTTATATGTACaatgttttttctatttttatgtTAATTGTTTTTAGACCGAAAAATTATAGTTGTTATTTCACTTGAAAGATGTGGTGCGTAGTCACCTAGACAAGTAATAACTTCCTAGCCCCGCGATGGTTCACACGAACATATATGGATGAGATATACTCCAgcaagttctttttttccttatcCTTTTAAAAATCGAATCTGgtattttgttaaaaaaaatcgaatCTGGCACACCTGTGACCACTGCTTTATTTTTCATCTCAagcatgttttgttttgcaattAATGTGCCTTAAGTATACATGGAGCACTTGCTTTCATATAAAATCGTGAAATAATCTGAACACCTTTTAGATTCGACTGACAAAATTATCTATGAAATGGAGGCAATGTATGATGCATTATGAGCTTTTGATATACCAATGTATGATGCATTATGAGCTTTTGCCATGAGTGCCTCCACAATGTATGCCAAATAACTATTTGGCATTTGGCATCGTTTTTCACCACCGTGAGGCCGGTGCTAGCAAGAGAATACTAGCATGCAGCTGCTATGCGTACTAGCAAGAGAATACTATTTCCTTTAGCTGTCTCTAATCTCCAGCGCCATAACTCAAAGAAGCTTGAGTTGAATGGATTTTGCCGCTCCCTGCTCTTCAAGTATCATGCCGTAGCAATGACTAAAGAAAAATCCATGCAAAAGAGAGGCAAGAGACagatgagattttatttgtaGGCCATATGATTAACCGGATGCAGTACATTTATTTGTAGGCCAGGGGACAAGCCTTGCCTCTTCTTCATTTGCTTTTCTACCCTGACCAGTGACCACACGTTCCTTAATTGTTCAGCTGTGCAACTTAAACCAAAGAATTAATGCAACATACTGGCCGGGCCGCTCTCATGTTGAATTTGTTtcagcttctttttttgtttcagctTTAACGTGGGCACACAATTACTAGTACAGAAAGGTTGTGAATGTATGTATGGAGACCAACCAATTTATAGTATTTGTTGGGTTTGCATTAAATGaggaaggaaagagaaaaacaaatgtacttcctctgtcccgaaataagtaacgtggatttgtataaattccgtcccgaaataaataacgtggatttgtatatatttattttattttggaacggaaggagtaggaTGAATGCATCGTGCATGATAATTAACCGAATCGAGCCGATGGACTACATGCCACTGTAGGTACTCCGCGTACGATAGATGAACGTACCTGCAGGCTGCGagctactccttccgtcatgtattaagtgactcaaatttaccaaaatatgaatgtatctatgtgtaaaaagaatttagatacatgtaatagaaagtcacttaatatggaacggaaaGAGTACAGTATAGACTAAACTGCATTTTGCCGCTTCTTCGCTCCCCTCATTTACATTCATTTTTGTGCAGTCTAACAGTCTAACGTGATATAGTATCATAGATATGACTATCTTTTCTTCTGATATTTATGTAAGTACAGTGTTTGGACTTGGGGTGCCAAAGTGCCTCCTGCACCCGTACTGGTACTGCAGGGGTACGCATTAAAGCAAACATATGGTTGATTCGTGCAAACGAACATGAAGGTACAGCAGCAACAGAGAGAGGGAAATATGTACTCTTCCAAAAAACAGAAAtccatactactccctccatctaacaaaagatgtctcatgtttgttaaaatttggatgtatctagacaagaCTTAGCGTATAGttttttaaatttagtcaaagttgagacattttttgttggacggaggaatacaTGTTTAATTTCTCATATTTGTGTAAGCAAAGTTCCATGATCGAAGTGAAAGTAAAGTAAAAAACGGCCATGCGCAAATATGTTAGCAATCAGTCAGTTTCCAAATCAACAGAAAGGGTCAAAAACGTTCTGCGCGCATGCTAGTAACACCAAAATTAAGTAGCATGAAAACCAAAATCGTGTACTCCGTAGGTTATATACATGTTGGTTGTACTAGTACGTAACGTACCTAGCATGTCTCCAGGGACCTTCCCGTTGGAGAACCTCCCGGTGGCCTTCCCGCCGGGGAAGTCCTGCCCGTACGGCGGGAAGTTGGCCTTGGCCTCGGTGAGCTTGTGGTTGTTGTTGCCAGGGTCGACGATCGAGTCGCCGAACATGAAGACGGCCGAGACTTTACTACTCGTAGCCACCGTGCCTGCTGCTCCATGGGCGTACGGGAGAAcaagcaccaccaccaccaccaccaggcgGCTAACTATGAGACGGCCAGCGAGGAGGCAGAAAGACGCCATTGTTTTGCTTTCTTGTCTGCGCGTACTAT
This is a stretch of genomic DNA from Brachypodium distachyon strain Bd21 chromosome 1, Brachypodium_distachyon_v3.0, whole genome shotgun sequence. It encodes these proteins:
- the LOC100829164 gene encoding GDSL esterase/lipase EXL1, whose translation is MYSTRRQESKTMASFCLLAGRLIVSRLVVVVVVLVLPYAHGAAGTVATSSKVSAVFMFGDSIVDPGNNNHKLTEAKANFPPYGQDFPGGKATGRFSNGKVPGDMLASKLGIKDLLPPYVGEDLELNDLLTGVAFASGGSGYDPLTSIPATATSSTGQLKLFLEYKEKLKVLVGEEEMARVISEGVYFTVMGANDLANNYFTIPLRRHQYDLPSYVKFLVSSAVNFTMTLNGMGAKRIGFIGIPPIGCCPSQRKLGSRECEPQRNQAAELFNSEISKEIDRLNAELGVQGSKFVYIDIYYNLLDLIQQPRLYGFKEVTEGCCGSTVLNAAIFIQYHPACPNAYDYIFWDSFHPTEKAYNIVVDKLIQQDLKYLM
- the LOC100826412 gene encoding serine/threonine-protein kinase STY13 yields the protein MASSTSEVPEVKSKLKKSGSLGSSDTYVCADKIDLTSLDIQLEQQLTKKWGKANLKSQGPKADWEIDLAKLEIRYVIAQGTYGTVYRGTYDGQDVAVKLLDWGEDGFATEAETAALRSSFKQEVAVWHKLSHPNVTKFVGASMGTTDLKIPANDTGARANLPVRACCVVVEYLAGGTLKQYLIKNRRRKLAYKVVVQLALDLSRGLSYLHSQKIVHRDVKTENMLLDTQRNLKIADFGVARVEAQNPKDMTGATGTLGYMAPEVLDGKPYNRKCDVYSFGICLWEIYCCDMPYPDLSFADVSSAVVHQNLRPDVPRCCPSAFANIMRKCWDANPDKRPDMDEVVQLMEALDTSKGGGMIPDGQSSGCLCFTRARGP